In one window of Camelus bactrianus isolate YW-2024 breed Bactrian camel chromosome 29, ASM4877302v1, whole genome shotgun sequence DNA:
- the LY96 gene encoding lymphocyte antigen 96, giving the protein MFPLMLFSTLFSSIFTEPGEKHWICNSSDASIWYNYCDDKKFPISISIKPCITLKGSNGYLYLYFIPRRDIKKLYFNLYISVKSIRLPERKEVICRGSDDNYSFCRALKGETVNTTIGFSFKGLRFSKGQYNCVAEAISGDTEERLLCLNFTIIHHPDSS; this is encoded by the exons ATGTTCCCATTGATGCTCTTTTCCACcctgttttcttccatttttactgAACCTGGGGAGAAACATTGGATCTGCAACTCCTCGGACGCAAGCATTTGGTACAACTACTGTG ATGACAAGAAATTCCCTATTTCAATAAGTATTAAACCCTGTATAACATTGAAGGGAAGCAATGGATATTTGTATCTTTACTTCATTCCAA ggagagacataaaaaaattatatttcaatctCTATATATCTGTTAAGTCTATACGTCTTCCAGAGCGCAAAGAAGTTATTTGCCGAGGATCTGATGACAATTACTCTTTTTGCAGAGCTCTGAAGGGAG AGACTGTGAATACAACAATAGGATTCTCCTTCAAGGGATTACGATTTTCTAAG GGACAATACAACTGTGTTGCAGAAGCCATCTCTGGGGACACTGAAGAAAGGCTCCTTTGCTTGAACTTTACCATCATACATCATCCTGATTCCAGCTAG